A single window of Ignavibacteriota bacterium DNA harbors:
- the fliM gene encoding flagellar motor switch protein FliM — translation MAEVLSQQEIDALLNSADSGSSKTELENLKLEKEVIPFDFRLPNRISKNQLRTIHNINENFAEMFSSFLMSKLQTIVNCNVTSVDQIYYSEYVLSVSNPACLFTFDINQTDIKGILEFSSEFALTLVDRLLGGNGKGTKNSQVITPIEQKVLEVVINKILSDLGKAWQIIGDYTFKIDKFEPDIDFVQITSQSESVLLITFEVHFGEQSYMMNLCFATYAFDTILSKLSNQNLSSIRPIKYQGTTAQNILTEHLKKTELNLEVEFGKSSISFSQLLKLKLGDVVLLNSQVGDEVKVSVEKKHMFYGVSGVVNNHKAVKITKKVDKRKN, via the coding sequence ATGGCAGAAGTACTATCGCAACAAGAAATAGACGCGCTCTTAAACAGCGCTGATTCAGGCTCTTCAAAAACAGAACTTGAAAACCTAAAATTGGAAAAGGAAGTTATTCCTTTCGATTTTAGGCTGCCTAATCGTATTTCTAAAAATCAGCTTAGAACTATCCACAATATAAACGAAAACTTTGCGGAAATGTTCAGCTCTTTTTTGATGTCAAAACTTCAAACAATTGTAAATTGTAATGTAACTTCAGTCGACCAAATCTATTATTCGGAATATGTTCTTTCTGTTTCTAATCCTGCATGCTTATTTACATTTGATATTAACCAAACAGATATAAAGGGCATTTTGGAATTCAGTTCCGAATTTGCTCTTACCTTAGTTGATAGATTATTGGGCGGAAATGGAAAAGGAACGAAAAACTCTCAAGTTATTACTCCAATTGAACAAAAAGTTTTAGAAGTAGTAATTAATAAAATTCTAAGTGATTTAGGCAAAGCCTGGCAGATAATCGGCGATTATACCTTTAAAATTGATAAATTTGAACCGGATATTGATTTTGTACAAATTACATCTCAAAGTGAAAGCGTACTGCTTATTACTTTTGAAGTTCATTTCGGAGAGCAAAGTTATATGATGAATTTGTGCTTTGCGACTTACGCATTCGACACAATTCTATCAAAACTATCAAATCAGAATTTATCATCAATTAGACCTATTAAATATCAAGGTACAACCGCCCAGAATATTTTAACGGAACATTTAAAGAAAACCGAACTAAATCTAGAAGTTGAATTCGGGAAATCATCAATATCATTCAGTCAGTTGTTAAAATTAAAATTAGGGGATGTTGTTTTATTAAATTCTCAAGTCGGCGACGAAGTAAAAGTCAGCGTAGAAAAGAAACACATGTTTTATGGAGTTTCCGGAGTTGTTAATAATCATAAAGCTGTTAAGATTACAAAAAAGGTAGATAAAAGGAAAAACTAA
- the flhB gene encoding flagellar biosynthesis protein FlhB, translating into MAELDGQEKTEQATGKRLQDSRNKGVAPKSQELNSLAVFTTGLLILFFTKEYLGGKLWEISVYIFSSLDTLSLSMDVLSMYAIKGLTFFVMSMMPVFLGIIVISLAVGYGQVGFRFTPKALEPKFSKLDPIKGFKNNFLTTRPLVETLKSIVKLSAIGIFSYIFLSDMVLNSIGLVNFTIQEIVNYTIENSIDFIWRVTLVYIVIAFSDFAYQKFKHKKDMMMTKQEVKEEHKQTEGDPIIKSQIRSKQFEMARKRMLDDVPKADVVITNPTHFAVALKYDIGKSAAPKVVAKGQDLLAQKIKEIAKKNNVPLHEDVQLARALYKACEVGQEIPETLFKAVAQILAYIFKLKNESKKRSII; encoded by the coding sequence ATGGCAGAATTAGACGGACAAGAAAAAACCGAACAAGCAACCGGAAAAAGACTTCAGGATAGCAGAAACAAAGGTGTTGCTCCTAAAAGTCAAGAGTTGAATTCACTCGCTGTGTTCACTACTGGTTTGCTGATATTATTTTTTACCAAAGAATATTTGGGCGGTAAATTATGGGAAATAAGCGTTTATATTTTCTCATCACTAGACACGTTAAGTTTAAGTATGGACGTTTTAAGTATGTACGCGATAAAGGGATTAACATTTTTTGTAATGTCAATGATGCCGGTTTTTCTCGGAATAATAGTTATATCGCTGGCTGTAGGTTACGGACAAGTCGGATTTAGATTTACACCTAAAGCGCTCGAACCAAAATTTTCAAAATTAGATCCAATCAAAGGTTTTAAAAATAATTTTTTAACTACTCGTCCATTAGTTGAAACATTAAAATCAATTGTGAAGTTAAGCGCGATTGGAATATTTTCATATATTTTTCTTTCAGACATGGTTCTTAATTCGATTGGTTTGGTGAATTTTACAATTCAGGAAATTGTAAACTACACAATTGAAAATTCAATAGATTTTATTTGGCGAGTTACGTTAGTATATATTGTAATCGCTTTTTCCGACTTTGCATATCAAAAGTTCAAACATAAAAAAGATATGATGATGACAAAGCAGGAGGTTAAAGAAGAGCATAAACAAACCGAAGGCGATCCAATTATTAAATCTCAAATAAGAAGCAAACAATTTGAAATGGCAAGAAAAAGAATGCTTGATGACGTGCCGAAGGCGGATGTGGTAATTACAAACCCTACTCACTTTGCCGTAGCGTTAAAATATGATATTGGAAAAAGTGCCGCACCAAAAGTTGTCGCTAAAGGTCAGGATCTTTTGGCTCAAAAAATTAAAGAAATCGCGAAGAAAAATAATGTGCCTTTGCATGAAGACGTTCAACTGGCAAGAGCATTATACAAAGCGTGCGAAGTTGGTCAAGAAATTCCTGAAACATTATTTAAAGCTGTCGCGCAAATATTGGCTTATATATTCAAATTAAAAAATGAAAGTAAAAAGAGAAGCATAATCTAA
- a CDS encoding flagellar biosynthetic protein FliO, translated as MKTWDIIQIFVILAVMAGIMYGLLFLVKKYLYTFDKNGKNNSKIKIISTQTILPKKFVSVIQFNNNVYLLGISEQSVNLIDKIDETIFNQESIENSEKPKPNFLSLLKTNMGLK; from the coding sequence GTGAAAACTTGGGATATTATTCAAATATTTGTAATTCTTGCCGTAATGGCGGGAATAATGTACGGACTATTATTTTTAGTAAAAAAATATTTATATACTTTCGATAAAAATGGAAAAAACAATTCTAAAATTAAAATTATTTCTACTCAGACAATTCTACCAAAAAAATTTGTTTCCGTAATCCAATTTAATAATAATGTTTATTTGTTGGGCATAAGCGAGCAATCTGTAAATCTTATAGATAAGATTGATGAAACAATATTTAATCAGGAAAGTATCGAAAACTCTGAGAAGCCAAAACCCAATTTTTTAAGCTTATTAAAAACCAACATGGGCTTAAAATGA
- a CDS encoding flagellar basal body-associated FliL family protein: protein MADEEAKKEAKAEKPAKKGFNIKVILFGLPLFIVQLVLVYFITANFLVKSASESHKNSEGEQVENSDSSESEDTEESESSEESEGEEGKGKSPVQIFSIDDLIINPAGTSGQRLLLLSVGFGVSNEEKVTMLKENEIVIKDLILNSMSQKSLAELSRVELKDSLKIEIMGQVNKLLPKAKIKNVYFSKYVIN from the coding sequence ATGGCTGATGAAGAAGCAAAAAAAGAAGCAAAAGCTGAAAAACCCGCAAAAAAAGGTTTTAATATAAAGGTTATTTTATTCGGACTTCCGCTATTTATTGTTCAATTGGTATTAGTCTATTTTATAACAGCTAATTTTTTAGTAAAGAGCGCCTCGGAATCTCATAAAAATTCTGAAGGTGAACAAGTTGAAAATTCGGACTCATCGGAATCTGAAGATACGGAAGAATCAGAAAGTTCTGAAGAATCTGAAGGGGAAGAAGGTAAAGGTAAAAGCCCGGTACAAATTTTTAGCATAGATGACTTGATAATTAACCCAGCGGGAACAAGCGGACAAAGATTATTGCTTCTTTCTGTTGGATTCGGCGTTTCTAATGAAGAAAAAGTAACAATGCTTAAAGAAAATGAAATTGTAATTAAAGATTTAATTTTAAATTCGATGTCCCAAAAGTCGTTAGCGGAACTTAGCAGAGTTGAATTAAAAGATTCATTGAAAATAGAAATTATGGGTCAGGTTAACAAACTATTGCCCAAAGCAAAAATTAAAAATGTGTATTTCAGTAAATATGTGATAAACTAA
- a CDS encoding HDOD domain-containing protein — translation MEDQLKQDRRRKSEIALSNVYNLPAMSATMLEVSKLLDDPSTNTAALSRMIGKDQGLSTKILSIANSPLYGLTRKVSTIDFAILIIGYQDIKNIVVALTMVDSFKNKSDKYLDQKEFWVHSMLAGTACKRVAEDLGFRIGSEAFVAGLLHDLGVPVMHKFFRNEFELISDEVRNQNASLLETERKYLGLDHQEIGNFLANKWHLPEHLSNCILYHHVPGSSLENDVLTSIVHLVDYMTQKLDIGTFYLDKGSALDTSVLGTLGISSEEELNSFIESYRELFTNEVKSDLFIK, via the coding sequence ATGGAAGACCAACTAAAACAGGACAGACGTAGAAAATCTGAGATAGCATTATCCAATGTCTATAATCTGCCGGCAATGTCCGCAACTATGCTGGAAGTTTCAAAACTTCTTGACGATCCTTCGACGAATACGGCCGCACTCAGCAGAATGATTGGCAAAGACCAAGGGTTATCGACAAAGATTTTATCTATTGCCAATTCGCCTTTGTACGGATTGACTAGAAAAGTATCGACAATTGATTTTGCGATATTAATTATCGGTTATCAGGATATTAAAAATATCGTTGTTGCGTTAACAATGGTAGATTCATTTAAGAACAAATCTGACAAATATCTTGATCAAAAAGAATTTTGGGTACATTCAATGCTTGCTGGAACCGCATGTAAACGAGTTGCAGAAGATTTGGGATTCAGAATAGGAAGCGAAGCGTTTGTTGCCGGATTGCTTCACGATCTTGGTGTTCCTGTAATGCATAAGTTTTTCAGAAACGAATTTGAATTAATTTCTGATGAAGTTAGAAATCAAAATGCGTCATTATTAGAAACCGAAAGAAAATATTTAGGATTGGACCATCAGGAAATAGGAAATTTCCTGGCGAATAAATGGCATTTGCCAGAGCATTTATCGAACTGCATTCTTTATCATCATGTTCCGGGCTCTTCACTTGAAAATGACGTGCTTACTTCAATTGTGCATTTGGTTGATTATATGACGCAGAAATTAGATATAGGTACATTTTATTTAGATAAAGGAAGCGCATTGGATACTTCAGTACTTGGTACATTGGGAATTTCTTCGGAAGAAGAATTGAATTCATTTATTGAAAGCTATAGAGAATTATTTACTAACGAAGTTAAATCAGACTTATTTATAAAATGA
- the fliR gene encoding flagellar biosynthetic protein FliR, producing MTSLLISDFLTGLMIFVRIGAMFLFAPLYSNTAIPNLLRLSLALVVTYIVFFNVSSYPFKETDSLIYIAIFAIKEAMVGITMAFVISIVFQGISFAGLLVGRDMGLAMSSMFDPVTGDDGNIIATLLSMAAVIVFILIDGHHFIIESIAYSFKVIPLGGFKITQSALDLIIKFSGSIFILAIKISSPILVAFFLIHLASAIIARVSPSFQVFFVLLPLKIGLGLFLVALVMPLYIYLFRTLIYDYENKLFEIVKALAN from the coding sequence ATGACGTCGTTATTAATTTCGGATTTTTTAACCGGACTTATGATATTTGTAAGAATTGGCGCGATGTTCCTTTTTGCGCCCTTGTATAGCAATACCGCGATTCCGAATTTATTGAGATTGTCACTTGCTTTGGTCGTTACATATATAGTCTTCTTTAATGTATCCTCATATCCATTTAAGGAAACCGATAGTTTAATTTATATAGCAATTTTCGCGATTAAAGAAGCAATGGTTGGAATTACAATGGCATTTGTAATAAGCATAGTTTTTCAAGGTATTTCATTTGCCGGATTGCTAGTAGGCAGGGATATGGGTTTAGCGATGTCTTCTATGTTTGATCCTGTTACTGGAGATGATGGAAATATTATCGCAACATTGCTTTCAATGGCGGCGGTAATAGTTTTCATTTTAATAGACGGACATCATTTTATAATTGAATCAATTGCGTATTCATTTAAAGTAATTCCGCTCGGCGGATTTAAAATCACGCAAAGCGCTTTGGATTTAATAATAAAATTCAGCGGAAGCATTTTTATTCTTGCAATAAAAATATCATCACCAATTTTGGTCGCGTTCTTTTTAATACACTTGGCAAGCGCAATAATTGCAAGAGTAAGCCCTTCTTTCCAAGTGTTCTTCGTACTGCTTCCTTTAAAAATTGGTTTGGGATTATTTCTGGTTGCATTGGTAATGCCTTTATATATATACTTATTTAGAACATTGATCTATGATTACGAAAATAAACTTTTTGAAATTGTAAAAGCGTTGGCTAATTAA
- a CDS encoding sigma-70 family RNA polymerase sigma factor translates to MDNNTLWTEFKTEPSSVVKKQIMVNYTNLVHYVIHNSKFMNLNVVEEKDYFQFGIEGLSEAIDRFDPDFGTKFETYAIQRIRGKIIDELRKLQIKPRANYQNQDSNKIVYKNVSIDQPYDNDDGFTLSEIIPSEYETPDDEYNSNEQRELLIDAIKNLSERDRLIITLYYYEHMNYKEISQALDITVSRVSQLHSKIMKDLKKQIEHQYD, encoded by the coding sequence ATGGATAATAATACACTTTGGACAGAATTCAAAACAGAACCATCAAGTGTAGTTAAAAAACAGATTATGGTAAATTACACCAATCTAGTTCATTACGTAATCCATAATTCAAAATTTATGAATCTTAATGTTGTTGAAGAAAAGGATTACTTTCAGTTTGGAATTGAAGGTTTAAGTGAGGCAATCGACAGATTCGATCCGGATTTCGGGACAAAATTTGAAACTTACGCTATTCAGAGAATCAGAGGAAAAATAATTGATGAATTGAGAAAGTTGCAAATAAAACCGAGAGCTAACTATCAAAATCAAGATTCGAACAAAATTGTTTACAAAAATGTTTCGATAGACCAGCCTTATGATAACGATGATGGATTTACACTTTCCGAAATTATACCGTCTGAATATGAAACTCCGGATGATGAATATAATTCAAATGAACAAAGAGAACTTTTAATTGATGCAATTAAAAATCTTTCGGAAAGAGACCGTTTAATAATTACACTTTATTATTACGAACACATGAATTATAAAGAAATATCTCAAGCATTAGATATTACGGTTTCTAGAGTTTCTCAGCTTCACAGCAAAATAATGAAAGACTTAAAAAAGCAAATTGAACATCAATATGACTAA
- the fliP gene encoding flagellar type III secretion system pore protein FliP (The bacterial flagellar biogenesis protein FliP forms a type III secretion system (T3SS)-type pore required for flagellar assembly.), producing MKKIALLLILLISVSSFEQNIYAQSAQSITIPSIGVNVGSSDKPEDLAVTLQLLLLLTILSLAPSILIMTTSFLRIIIVFNFLKTALGTQQMPPNQLLAGVALFITFFVMTPTWNEFNDKALQPYLDKKITVKEAYEKGIEPISTFMLRNTRPEELKFFIQLADMPQPKNHKDLPIHVLIPAFVLSELRAGFIIGFFLFIPFVMVDMIVSSILMSMGMMMLPPMMISMPFKILLFVLVDGWSLVIGSIVRGIN from the coding sequence ATGAAAAAAATAGCCCTATTATTAATTTTGTTGATTTCGGTTTCTTCTTTTGAGCAAAATATTTACGCACAAAGCGCGCAGTCAATTACCATACCAAGTATAGGCGTCAACGTAGGATCATCCGATAAGCCGGAAGATTTAGCGGTAACTTTACAATTATTGCTGCTGCTAACAATTTTATCTTTAGCTCCTTCTATTTTAATAATGACTACTTCTTTTTTAAGAATAATTATTGTATTTAATTTTCTTAAAACAGCTCTTGGAACACAGCAAATGCCGCCTAACCAGCTTTTGGCCGGAGTCGCGTTGTTCATCACATTTTTTGTAATGACTCCAACATGGAACGAATTTAACGATAAAGCTTTACAGCCTTATTTAGATAAAAAAATAACCGTAAAAGAAGCTTATGAAAAAGGTATAGAGCCGATCAGCACTTTCATGCTTAGAAATACGAGACCCGAAGAATTAAAATTTTTCATTCAGCTTGCAGATATGCCGCAGCCGAAAAATCATAAAGATCTTCCTATACACGTATTGATTCCTGCATTTGTTTTAAGCGAATTAAGAGCTGGATTTATTATTGGATTCTTTTTATTCATTCCGTTTGTAATGGTTGATATGATAGTTTCAAGTATTTTAATGTCGATGGGAATGATGATGCTGCCGCCAATGATGATTTCTATGCCATTTAAAATACTTCTTTTTGTTTTAGTCGATGGCTGGAGCCTGGTAATTGGATCAATAGTAAGAGGAATAAATTAA
- the fliN gene encoding flagellar motor switch protein FliN, whose product MLAALETANNESSVNASIADFPKFNESRKKSFFEDDKLEFLKDLQLNVYIELGRTKMEIKDILELERGYVIELEKLASEPVDVFVNNKKIAEGEVVVIDKHFGIRITSLLETSERLQGVK is encoded by the coding sequence ATGTTAGCTGCCTTGGAAACTGCTAATAACGAATCTTCTGTAAACGCAAGTATCGCGGACTTTCCGAAATTCAATGAATCCAGGAAAAAAAGTTTTTTTGAAGACGATAAACTTGAATTTCTAAAAGATCTTCAGCTGAATGTTTACATTGAACTTGGCAGAACCAAAATGGAGATCAAAGATATATTGGAATTGGAAAGAGGATATGTAATTGAATTGGAAAAATTGGCGAGCGAACCGGTTGATGTATTTGTTAATAATAAAAAAATTGCTGAAGGGGAAGTTGTAGTTATTGATAAGCATTTCGGCATAAGAATAACAAGTCTATTAGAAACTTCGGAAAGATTACAAGGTGTTAAATAG
- a CDS encoding HDOD domain-containing protein, with protein MLSTVYTVPSIPQVISEVSTVIDDPKTSANILGKMISHDQGLVTKILTVANSPLHGIPRRVSTIDFAIVVLGFNQVKNIVLALSMMDSLKISSDTKFDHKKYWLHSILTAAAAKKIADDLGYQASGEVFTAGLLHDLGIVIINKFFNKEFKEIIDTVKNENITFLEAEEKHLGFTHQEIGKFLVDRWNLPIAIADVINFHHKPSLAENNQELTALVHLADYMTKQLMIGDFNWDETSSLDPAIIEILRLGDSEYLENFIFSYKDLFNEQVETINL; from the coding sequence ATACTTTCCACTGTATATACAGTACCGAGTATTCCTCAGGTAATTTCCGAAGTCTCAACTGTTATCGACGATCCGAAAACAAGCGCTAATATTTTAGGAAAAATGATAAGTCACGATCAAGGATTGGTTACAAAAATTTTAACGGTCGCAAATTCTCCACTTCATGGAATTCCCAGAAGAGTTTCAACAATTGATTTTGCGATTGTTGTTCTCGGTTTTAATCAGGTTAAAAATATTGTTCTTGCTTTGTCAATGATGGATTCATTAAAAATATCGAGCGATACTAAATTTGATCATAAAAAATACTGGCTGCATTCAATTCTTACAGCAGCAGCAGCAAAGAAAATTGCTGATGATCTCGGCTATCAAGCAAGTGGAGAAGTTTTTACGGCAGGACTTTTACACGATCTTGGTATTGTAATAATAAATAAATTCTTCAATAAAGAATTCAAAGAAATTATTGATACCGTAAAAAATGAAAATATTACTTTTTTAGAAGCCGAAGAAAAACACTTGGGATTTACACATCAGGAGATTGGTAAATTTTTGGTTGATAGATGGAATTTACCGATCGCAATTGCCGACGTAATAAATTTCCACCACAAACCATCTTTAGCCGAAAACAATCAGGAATTAACAGCGTTAGTGCATTTAGCTGATTACATGACTAAACAATTGATGATCGGTGATTTTAATTGGGATGAAACTTCTTCATTGGATCCGGCAATTATTGAGATTTTAAGATTAGGAGATTCGGAATATTTAGAAAATTTTATTTTCAGTTATAAAGACCTTTTTAATGAACAAGTTGAAACAATAAATTTATAA
- the fliQ gene encoding flagellar biosynthesis protein FliQ, whose protein sequence is MSLDLVIEILSEAFFAVLIILLPILGSGLIVGVIISIFQAATSIQESTLTFVPKLIITAVTIIIALPFITDKMISFTHKIFNLIETVVK, encoded by the coding sequence ATGTCTTTAGATTTAGTTATAGAAATTCTCAGCGAAGCTTTCTTTGCCGTACTAATAATTCTACTTCCAATATTGGGATCAGGATTGATAGTTGGAGTAATAATTTCAATTTTTCAAGCAGCGACCTCAATACAAGAATCAACGTTAACATTTGTTCCTAAATTAATTATTACGGCAGTAACGATAATTATTGCTTTACCTTTTATTACAGATAAGATGATTTCGTTTACGCACAAAATATTTAATCTAATTGAAACGGTGGTAAAATGA
- the flhA gene encoding flagellar biosynthesis protein FlhA: MKSILKNTDIIFAFGIIFILGLMVIPLPAFLLDFFLALNITLAILILIASLYINSPLEISAFPGLLLVLTIFRLSLNISSTRLILIDGYAGEVIETFGNFVVGGSYIVGFIVFLILVIIQFMVIVKGSGRISEVAARFTLDAMPGKQMAIDADLNSGIITEVEARSRRSDISREAEFFGSMDGASKFVKGDAIAGLIINAINIVGGILIGVFQKDLSIVDALQTYTILTIGDGLVSQVPALLIATAAGMVVTKNSGGKSLDSQMRTQLLSNPRVLGTVAGTVLMFSIIPGMPTIPFLMLGGGLTAATFFVNKNKKTELLSETANVESTKEEKEEKVEGYLQVDPVEVEIGYGLISLVDDTQGGNLFQKISSTRKFVALEFGVLVPPVRVRDNLQLKPNEYIIKIKGNIVAQYEIYADRYLAMNSGNLSEKLSGIPTKDPAFGLDGYWVSDQEKDKAELVGYTVVDAVSVLSTHLQETIKKNFDKILTRQSVKQLLENLKQEYPAVIEDISPETLPLGSIQKVLQNLLKELVPIKDLVQILESLIDYSKVTKNIEVLTEYVRHSLGDTIAALYKDSHNIIHAAAIGEGLEEYITNSLSKQGDATHTLGLTPDMLNSLNNSIINLTGKFKKLGYLPIFITSATIRPYLFRLINSSFPDVVILSFTELPANIEVEFIGKLEA; this comes from the coding sequence ATGAAAAGCATTCTTAAAAATACCGACATAATTTTCGCGTTTGGAATTATTTTCATTCTTGGTTTGATGGTTATTCCATTGCCGGCTTTTCTTTTGGATTTTTTCTTAGCTCTCAATATTACCTTAGCGATATTAATTTTAATTGCGTCGTTATATATAAATTCACCTCTTGAAATTTCCGCTTTCCCCGGCTTGTTATTGGTTTTAACAATTTTCAGACTTTCGTTAAATATTAGTTCTACAAGACTAATATTAATTGACGGATATGCCGGAGAAGTAATTGAAACTTTTGGAAATTTTGTTGTAGGCGGAAGTTACATTGTTGGATTTATTGTTTTCTTAATTTTAGTGATAATACAATTCATGGTAATTGTTAAAGGTTCTGGAAGAATTTCGGAAGTTGCGGCAAGGTTTACCTTGGATGCTATGCCGGGTAAGCAAATGGCAATTGACGCCGATCTAAACAGCGGCATAATTACCGAAGTTGAAGCTAGAAGCAGAAGAAGTGATATTTCACGTGAGGCAGAATTCTTTGGTTCTATGGACGGAGCTTCCAAATTTGTAAAAGGTGACGCGATTGCCGGACTTATTATAAATGCGATTAATATTGTCGGTGGAATTTTAATTGGAGTATTTCAAAAAGATCTTTCAATTGTAGACGCATTGCAGACTTATACAATTCTTACAATAGGTGACGGTTTAGTTTCTCAGGTTCCTGCATTATTAATTGCGACGGCTGCAGGTATGGTTGTTACTAAGAATTCCGGCGGAAAATCTTTAGACAGTCAAATGCGTACTCAGCTTTTATCAAATCCAAGAGTTTTAGGTACGGTTGCGGGCACTGTATTAATGTTTTCCATTATTCCCGGAATGCCTACAATTCCTTTTCTTATGTTAGGCGGCGGTTTAACGGCGGCAACGTTTTTTGTAAATAAAAATAAAAAAACCGAACTTCTTTCGGAAACTGCTAATGTTGAATCTACGAAAGAAGAAAAAGAGGAAAAAGTTGAAGGTTATTTGCAAGTTGATCCGGTTGAAGTTGAAATTGGTTATGGACTTATTTCACTCGTTGACGATACTCAAGGCGGAAACTTATTCCAAAAAATATCATCTACTAGAAAATTTGTAGCGCTTGAATTTGGCGTACTTGTACCACCTGTTAGAGTACGAGACAATCTGCAGCTAAAACCAAATGAATACATCATAAAAATTAAAGGAAATATTGTAGCACAATATGAAATATACGCCGATAGATATTTAGCAATGAATTCAGGAAACCTAAGTGAAAAATTAAGCGGTATACCAACTAAAGATCCCGCATTCGGATTGGACGGATATTGGGTTTCGGACCAGGAAAAAGATAAGGCAGAATTAGTTGGCTATACTGTTGTTGACGCAGTATCGGTTTTATCAACACATTTACAGGAAACAATTAAGAAGAATTTTGATAAGATATTAACACGTCAATCTGTTAAACAATTATTGGAAAATTTAAAACAGGAATATCCTGCAGTAATAGAAGATATAAGTCCGGAAACTTTACCACTTGGATCAATCCAAAAAGTACTGCAGAATTTATTGAAGGAATTAGTGCCGATAAAAGATTTGGTACAGATTTTAGAATCGCTAATTGATTATTCTAAAGTAACGAAAAATATTGAAGTACTTACTGAATATGTAAGACATTCGCTTGGCGATACTATCGCGGCGCTTTACAAAGATAGTCATAATATAATTCATGCCGCTGCTATCGGCGAAGGTCTTGAAGAATACATCACTAATTCATTATCTAAGCAGGGAGACGCGACCCATACTTTAGGATTAACTCCCGATATGTTAAATTCATTAAATAATTCTATAATAAATTTAACCGGAAAGTTTAAAAAACTTGGCTATTTGCCAATCTTTATTACATCAGCTACAATTAGACCTTATTTATTCAGATTGATAAATTCATCATTCCCTGATGTTGTTATTTTATCATTTACAGAATTACCTGCAAATATTGAAGTTGAATTTATTGGAAAATTAGAGGCTTAG
- a CDS encoding AAA family ATPase yields MLGQAKRLYELNSLLHANEEVKETTKIISFTSGKGGTGKSFLCSNLAFQLSDEGKKILIVDLDINLSNIGTFFNIHSKKNLFHYLNYDYNLDEVVHNYSENLDMILGDSGKIDHPEFTEEKINLFMNELRIISPKYDYIFFDTSAGVNKSMLHLLNYSDDVIIVTSAEPTSVMDGYVIIKMLKNFGYKSKINVIVNKTFEENEGFTAFENLQKASDHFLKLGINYLGEISFSKEVVKSIQNQIPIVKSNNSSGITSQINQIASKIKIQTIG; encoded by the coding sequence ATGCTTGGACAAGCAAAAAGATTATATGAATTGAACAGCCTGCTTCACGCAAATGAAGAAGTAAAAGAAACGACAAAAATTATTTCATTTACTTCAGGAAAAGGCGGAACCGGTAAATCATTTCTCTGCAGCAATTTGGCTTTTCAACTATCTGATGAAGGGAAGAAAATTCTAATTGTTGATCTTGATATAAATCTATCGAACATTGGAACTTTCTTTAATATTCATTCAAAGAAAAATCTTTTTCATTATCTTAATTATGATTACAATCTTGACGAAGTTGTGCATAATTATTCTGAAAATTTGGACATGATATTAGGCGACTCAGGTAAAATTGATCATCCGGAATTTACCGAAGAAAAAATCAATTTATTTATGAATGAACTAAGAATCATTTCTCCCAAATATGATTATATATTTTTTGATACTTCAGCCGGGGTTAATAAATCTATGCTTCATTTGCTGAATTATTCCGATGACGTTATAATTGTAACTTCCGCCGAACCTACGTCCGTAATGGATGGTTATGTTATTATTAAAATGCTGAAAAATTTCGGATATAAATCAAAAATAAACGTAATTGTAAATAAAACTTTTGAAGAAAATGAAGGATTTACGGCATTTGAAAATTTACAAAAGGCCTCGGATCACTTTTTAAAACTTGGCATAAATTACCTAGGTGAAATTTCGTTTTCCAAAGAAGTAGTGAAATCGATACAAAATCAAATTCCTATAGTTAAATCAAATAATTCATCTGGGATTACATCTCAGATTAACCAAATTGCGTCAAAAATTAAAATACAAACAATTGGTTAA